A section of the Cottoperca gobio chromosome 17, fCotGob3.1, whole genome shotgun sequence genome encodes:
- the elovl8a gene encoding ELOVL fatty acid elongase 8a — protein MKGFQGLTIWQKLQLFYQGILGNGDKRTDNWLLVYSPLPISFIFLCYLLIIWVGPKLMEKRQPVNLKPILMVYNCAMVCLSAYMFYEFTASSWLAKYSLLCQPVDYSDSPLAMRMARVCWWFYFSKVIELSDTIFFILRKKNSQLTFLHVYHHATMIFNWWAGVKYVAGGQSFLIGLINSLVHVLMYLYYALAAFGPSMSKYLWWKRYLTSLQLLQFFIVTIHTTYNLFADCDFPDSMNIVVFAYSLSLIALFSNFYYNSYLAKTKTKKT, from the exons ATGAAG GGTTTTCAGGGTCTCACTATTTGGCAGAAATTACAATTATTCTACCAAGGGATTCTGGGAAATGGAG ATAAGAGGACAGACAATTGGCTGTTGGTCTACTCTCCGTTGCCAATCAGCTTCATCTTTCTGTGCTACCTGCTCATTATATGGGTGGGGCCAAAGCTGATGGAGAAGAGGCAGCCAGTCAACCTTAAACCCATCCTTATGGTTTACAACTGTGCCATGGTCTGCCTGTCTGCATACATGTTCTATGAG TTTACAGCCTCTTCCTGGTTGGCCAAATACAGTCTGCTGTGCCAGCCAGTGGACTACAGTGACAGCCCACTGGCCATGAGG ATGGCCAGAGTGTGCTGGTGGTTCTACTTCTCCAAAGTTATAGAGCTCAGTGACACT ATATTTTTCATCCTGAGGAAGAAGAACAGTCAGCTGACCTTCCTCCACGTCTACCATCACGCCACTATGATCTTCAACTGGTGGGCTGGGGTTAAATATGTGGCTGGTGGCCAGT CTTTCCTGATTGGTCTGATCAACTCCCTGGTCCATGTACTGATGTATCTGTACTACGCATTGGCAGCTTTTGGACCGAGCATGTCCAAGTACCTCTGGTGGAAGCGCTACCTCACCTCCCTGCAGCTG CTCCAGTTTTTCATAGTAACCATCCACACCACCTACAACCTGTTTGCTGACTGTGACTTCCCTGACTCCATGAACATTGTTGTGTTTGCCTACTCCCTCAGCCTCATTGCTCTCTTCAGTAACTTCTACTACAACAGCTACCTCGCCAAGACAAAGACCAagaagacatga
- the tmem53 gene encoding transmembrane protein 53, translating to MADDEIDYNIVFPDAGTSERHWQGTKEPVVILLGWAGCKDKHLSKYSSIYNEQGCVTIRYTAPLKTVFISESFGYKELSSTALKLLEILYDYEVENSPIFFHIFSNGGFMLYRYIIDLLHNDKQFSSLCVIGALVDSAPGSGNVRGALRALTATLGPKIIPVLRYALLALFAVTVFLLRVVLYPLTKYIHKNHYDAVQERPPAWPHLYLYSRADQVIRHRDIELFVETLNRKGVPVDTYDFVSSPHVGHFRDFPEQYALKCRDFLVACMKDLKEMKKRQRVQNQ from the exons ATGGCAGACGATGAAATAGACTACAATATTGTGTTTCCAGATGCGGGAACATCGG AGAGACACTGGCAGGGGACAAAGGAGCCAGTTGTGATTCTGTTGGGCTGGGCTGGCTGCAAAGACAAACACCTCTCCAAGTACAGCTCCATCTACAACGAACAG GGATGTGTCACCATCCGCTACACAGCTCCCCTGAAGACAGTCTTCATCTCAGAGTCGTTTGGCTACAAGGAGCTGAGCAGTACGGCCCTTAAGTTGCTGGAGATCCTCTATGACTATGAGGTGGAAAACAGTcctattttctttcacatattcaGTAACGGTGGCTTCATGCTGTACCGTTACATTATAGATTTGTTGCACAATGATAAACAGTTCAGTTCCTTGTGTGTTATTGGGGCCTTAGTGGACAGTGCTCCAGGTAGTGGGAATGTTCGTGGGGCCCTGCGTGCACTGACGGCCACCCTGGGGCCCAAAATAATTCCAGTTTTAAGGTACGCCCTCTTAGCCCTTTTCGCAGTGACTGTTTTCCTGTTGCGAGTCGTGCTGTACCCCTTGACCAAGTACATCCACAAGAACCACTACGACGCAGTGCAGGAGAGGCCGCCCGCCTGGCCTCATTTATACCTGTACTCCAGAGCCGACCAGGTGATCAGGCACAGGGACATAGAGCTCTTTGTGGAGACCCTGAATCGGAAAGGCGTCCCAGTGGACACTTACGATTTTGTTTCCAGTCCCCACGTCGGACATTTCCGGGATTTTCCTGAGCAGTATGCTCTTAAGTGCCGCGATTTCTTGGTTGCTTGCATGAAGGACttgaaggagatgaagaagagacagagggtTCAGAATCAATAG
- the selenop2 gene encoding selenoprotein Pb — protein MDYLTSVSSGRFSPAGQGGTMSSLLTLWLYVALPRLLWASHVSLMVEGDNDASRICKPAPQWMIKGQEPMQGQLGNVVVVALLKASUQFCLTQASKIGGLRDKLNRSNLTDVSFMIVNEREAQSRAMYWELKRRAPPGVPVYQQTPLQNDVWEALDGDKDDFLVYDRCGLLTFHIVLPYSFLHSVYVEAAIRATYHKNICNCTANSALSGGKNGLMKNETTQFNISQTTTIPKIQLDTDDPEGGVTALRATRHHDHSHHHHPNHHQHHDTSHQNQSQPQHQTSHPHHHHPHHHHPQHHHDHQQQPGNHSHHGGMDE, from the exons ATGGATTATCTCACGTCTGTCTCGTCAGGTAGATTCAGTCCAGCCGGCCAGGGAGGGACAATGAGCTCTCTCTTGACGCTGTGGCTGTACGTGGCCCTGCCACGTCTGCTGTGGGCGTCACATGTCAGTCTGATGGTGGAAGGGGACAATGATGCTTCCAGGATCTGTAAACCCGCCCCCCAGTGGATGATAAAGGGACAAGAGCCAATGCAAGGGCAGCTGGGAAATGTGGTTGTGGTGGCACTACTTAAGGCCAGCTGACAGTTCTGTCTCACTCAGGCCTCCAA AATTGGAGGCCTGCGTGACAAGCTGAACCGCAGCAACCTGACAGACGTGTCTTTTATGATAGTAAATGAGCGCGAGGCTCAGTCCAGAGCCATGTACTGGGAGCTGAAGAGAAGAGCGCCCCCTGGTGTTCCTGTCTACCAACAGACTCCCCTTCAAAATGACGTGTGGGAGGCTCTGGATGGGGACAAAGATGACTTTCTGGTCTATGATAG gTGTGGTCTGCTCACCTTCCACATAGTGCTGCCTTACAGTTTCCTGCATTCCGTCTACGTAGAGGCTGCAATCAGAGCCACTTATCATAAAAACATCTGCAATTGCACT GCTAATTCTGCTTTGTCAGGTGGCAAGAACGGCCTCATGAAGAACGAGACTACGCAGTTTAATATCAGCCAGACAACTACAATACCCAAAATTCAACTGGACACAGATGATCCGGAGGGTGGAGTCACAGCTCTTAGGGCGACTCGTCACCACGAccattctcatcatcatcatcctaaTCACCACCAACACCATGATACCAGTCACCAAAATCAGTCCCAACCTCAGCATCAGACAAgccatcctcatcatcaccatcctcatcatcaccatcctcagcATCATCATGatcatcagcagcagcctggCAACCACAGTCATCATGGTGGGATGGATGAATAA
- the toe1 gene encoding target of EGR1 protein 1, translated as MVSSLVVPVIDVQNDTFKELWPAMVVAIKTSSFVALDTELSGLGNRKSLLAESIEDRYKAICHAARSRSILSLGFACYKKLDDKAADTYLVQVYNLTLLCSEEYIIEPQSVQFLVQHGFDFNKQYAHGIPYCKGNNKAELDDRGVHIRALFTELLRARKPLVLHNGLIDMAFLYQSFYAHLPERLTSFTADLSEMFPAGIYDTKYVTEFELRLTASYLEYAYKKCKLDTSRSATSGGNQPHVQLEFCQYAGNMSRYVDYRVCPAVGSAEGQTDICQRFSAFGWCSNGTQCPLSHDTDLIVLQDEKGLGDKKNKRKRRKEKKRGRGETAEDSSIFDGAPEHKMPNMEVDSKETPDDQLGTEPCPERGPLMDGDRNALQNEEEGMKADSEGNGVCEDNADFRNPVTTSTTDDTKTKTNDGEECRTGDGEKLSDHSPKTDDQKKKADSGTHRAGFDAFMTGYIFAHSCTLKKDGAGAVEQKKKAQENKEVEQQKVVEQKKEVEQQKEVEQKMEVEQQQKKEEQPLLPTCLNKVYLSGKAAPLNVVKSTFSKSSKAHVQKMAMVWGQRV; from the exons ATGGTGTCCTCACTGGTTGTTCCAGTTATTGATGTCCAGAATGATACCTTCAAAGAGCTTTGGCCTGCTATGGTAGTGGCCATTAAAACGTCTTCCTTCGTTGCACTAGACacg gAGCTGAGTGGCCTTGGAAACAGGAAATCATTGCTGGCAGA ATCTATAGAGGACAGATATAAAGCCATATGCCATGCAGCTCGCTCTCGCTCCATCCTCTCCTTGGGATTCGCCTGTTACAAGAAACTAGACGACAAG GCTGCAGACACGTACCTGGTGCAGGTGTATAACCTCACCCTGCTGTGTTCAGAGGAGTACATCATAGAGCCCCAGTCAGTCCAGTTCCTGGTTCAGCATGGGTTTGACTTTAACAAGCAGTACGCCCATGGGATCCCTTACTGTAAGGGCAATAATAAG GCAGAATTAGACGACCGTGGTGTCCACATCCGAGCCTTATTCACTGAACTGCTGCGTGCCAGGAAACCCCTGGTGCTCCACAACGGCCTCATCGACATGGCCTTCCTTTACCAG AGTTTTTATGCACATCTGCCCGAACGCTTGACCAGCTTCACAGCCGACCTGTCGGAGATGTTTCCTGCCGGCATCTATGACACCAAGTATGTCACGGAATTTGAGCTCCGGCTCACTGCCTCCTATCTGGAATATGCCTATAAGAAGTG TAAGCTGGATACCAGTCGCAGTGCGACCTCTGGAGGGAATCAGCCTCACGTTCAGTTAGAGTTCTGTCAGTATGCCGGTAACATGTCCAGATATGTGGACTACAGAGTGTGTCCAGCTGTGGGCTCTGCTGAGGGACAGACTGACATCTGCCAGCGCTTCTCT GCCTTTGGCTGGTGTTCAAATGGCACCCAGTGTCCATTGTCCCATGACACTGACCTGATCGTCCTACAGGACGAGAAAGGCCTGGGAGACAAGAAAAATAAGAGGAAGAGAcgtaaagagaagaagagaggtaGAGGTGAGACAGCAGAGGACTCTTCCATCTTTGACGGCGCCCCTGAACACAAAATGCCCAACATGGAGGTGGATTCCAAAGAAACCCCAGATGACCAGTTAGGGACTGAGCCATGCCCGGAGAGAGGGCCTCTGATGGACGGGGACAGAAACGCCCTACAGAACGAAGAAGAGGGCATGAAGGCAGACAGCGAGGGGAACGGAGTGTGTGAAGACAACGCAGACTTCAGAAACCCTGTAACAACGTCCACAACCGATGACACAAAAACCAAGACAAACGATGGTGAAGAGTGCAGAACAGGAGACGGAGAAAAGTTAAGTGACCACTCACCTAAGACTGACGatcagaagaagaaggctgACTCAGGAACGCACCGGGCCGGGTTTGACGCCTTTATGACGGGATACATTTTTGCTCACTCATGTACCCTCAAGAAGGACGGAGCGGGAGCtgtggagcagaagaagaaggcgcAGGAGAATAAGGAGGTGGAACAGCAGAAGGTGGTGGAGCAGAAAAAGGAGGTGGAACAGCAAAAGGAGGTGGAGCAGAAGATGgaggtggagcagcagcagaagaaggaggagcagCCGTTGCTTCCTACTTGTCTCAATAAGGTCTACCTCAGCGGCAAGGCGGCTCCTCTCAATGTGGTTAAAAGCACCTTCTCCAAATCGTCCAAGGCCCATGTGCAGAAGATGGCGATGGTATGGGGACAGAGAGTGTAG
- the LOC115022238 gene encoding LOW QUALITY PROTEIN: THAP domain-containing protein 1 (The sequence of the model RefSeq protein was modified relative to this genomic sequence to represent the inferred CDS: deleted 1 base in 1 codon) yields the protein MGGCSAPNCSNSTSIGKQLFRFPKDPLRKKKWVVNCRRDFEPTPHSRLCQDHFEQSQFEEIARSPAGGKKLKPNAIPTLFSIGDPSLPAVTTPYIWLPMKPEPVEKELNFGDHGYARRTPLPGLEEEDADRIAEDQQPCTQCHLLKKQLEQEMQHTARLQKEAEEMKKRLYRLDRIEKGLQNFLYEDQIRALSLTKRSRRAVWSPETILKARMIRCAVGTKGYEYLRELGYPLPSYRTLCNRLETKIMVTTDMSCEELAELGMGLMASCNSPTEGVGDNDEEELIGVLS from the exons ATGGGTGGCTGCTCTGCTCCAAACTGCTCCAATTCAACCAGCATAGGCAAACAGCTGTTCAGGTTCCCCAAAGACCCTCTCCGTAAGAAGAAATGGGTGGTGAACTGTCGACGTGACTTTGAACCAACTCCTCACTCCAGACTCTGTCAG GACCATTTTGAGCAGAGCCAGTTTGAGGAGATAGCGAGGTCTCCAGCCGGGGGAAAGAAGCTGAAGCCCAATGCCATCCCCACTCTGTTCAGTATTGGAGATCCCTCCTTA CCAGCAGTCACTACTCCATACATCTGGCTGCCAATGAAACCTGAACCAG TGGAGAAGGAGCTGAATTTTGGGGACCATGGCTATGCCAGACGCACACCGCTGCCCGGCCTCGAGGAGGAGGATGCAGACAGGATTGCAGAGGACCAGCAGCCCTGCACACAGTGTCACCTCCTCAAGAaacagctggagcaggagatgcAGCACACTGCAAGGCTACAGAAGGAG GCGGAGGAGATGAAGAAGCGCCTGTATCGGCTCGACCGGATCGAGAAGGGTCTCCAGAATTTTCTGTACGAGGACCAGATCCGTGCACTGTCGCTCACCAAACGCTCCCGGCGCGCCGTCTGGTCTCCGGAGACCATCCTGAAGGCCCGGATGATCCGCTGTGCTGTTGGCACAAAAGGCTACGAGTACCTGAGAGAGCTGGGATACCCTTTGCCCTCCTACAGGACTCTATGTAACCGCCTGGAAACTAAGATCATGGTGACGACTGACATGAGCTGCGAGGAGCTGGCAGAGCTGGGCATGGGGCTCATGGCCTCCTGCAACAGTCCCACAGAAGGTGTCGGGGACAATGACGAGGAGGAACTCATAGGTGTTTTGTCCTAA